ttattgtttttttaaatgattaaaataagaataatagggtaaaagataaagaaaaaagaaagtgtgcACTTCTCAAAACAGACACCATTCTTATTTTTAGTAATCATGcactttattataatattattaatatatttttctgttatttacattttttatttgtaatttatttattcattttaattagatttatataattttaagtatcattttgtttaaaatggtaaatatagcaaagtatttttttacaatgagAGCACACAAATtctatttattctattctatttattttttatattttgaaatcgaaattttaaaaagactttaattatgcacattattataatatcactGATATGTtgatatgtttatgtattttttaatatatatatatatattttcttttttaatttttatttatttgaattagattaatatatttttaattatcagtttatgtaaaatggtaaatttacagttttttttcgtttttacaATGAGAGgacttaaaaattaaagtagTTAAAACCAGAACGGTGTGTATTTATCAAAACAGCTCATTTGTATTAATtctgcacatttttataatattatatttatttatcgtTTTGTTAttctagtgtttttattttatttattattataaatatttatcattttaattccaCTGATATATTCTTAAGTATCCGTTTATGTTCTCTAAATTTAAAGCAGACAGCATTGAATACAAACTAGCTTTACAATAATGTCCGAAGGcattgtttatatacatatatatatatatatatatatatatagagacaGAGAAGTGTGTAATTAGCACCAAAGCCGAGTCATCTTATAGGAGGGGTTGACATTTTCGGACGTAAAGCGCAAAAGTACCTCTCTAGCATCCATGACTGTGCCGACGCCGACCGTCAGAGCCATGGTGGGGACTTTAGAGAGATCGCCCTCAAAGAAGCGAGCGTTGGCCAGAATGGTGTCCACAGCCAGGGTCTTGACACGCGTTCTGGACACAAGGCTGGATCCAGGCTCATTAAAAGCAATGTGGCCATCCGGTCCGATACCTGCAACGAGATTACAAGCCAGCGTCGTTTAACGGTGCCACTCACGGGTCAAAGTTCAACCCGGCTGACTTACCGCCGACAAACAGTTCGATTCCTCCAGCAGCTTTGATCTGAGCTTCGAAGTCCTGACACTGCTTCTCCAGATCGGACGCGGTGCCGTCCAGGATGTGCGCGTTTTCCGCTCGGATGTCGATGTGCTTGAAGAAATTATTCCACATGAACGAATGGTAGCTTTCAGGATGGTCTCTAGGAAGCCCTGcgaaacacaaaaacagtgaGCGCTCGACTAAATAGACGACGGGCAGCTCAACCCTTGATCCCGGGACACTTACCTACATACTCGTCCATATTGAAGGTTTTCACGTACTGAAAAGATATCTCTCCCTTCTTGTGGTACTCGATCAGCTTCTTGTAGCATCCAAGCGGAGTGCTTCCTGCGAAACACGGGGGGGACGTGTCCAGGCCCGTTTTTTTACCAATGAACATGTATTTTGTTGTTACGATTTTACCTGTCGGAAGACCCAGGGTGAAGAATCGGTCAGGACCGGGATTGAACTTCCTGATCCTGTTCCTGATGTACTTGGCGGTCCATATGCTGACCTGGTCGTAGTCATCCAGTATGATGAGCTTCATGGCTGTATCGGTGTCTGAGAGAAGCAAACAGGTGAattaactctgtgtgtgtgtgtgtgtgtgtgttagtcctGCCTTCTCCAGACTTTAGCACCATGCATTAAGACGGAAGTAGAGTTGTAGTTTATTACACTGGTATTTAGATCAACTGAACAGTGTTTTTGTCACACCAACACGTAGCTTAGTTTCTCTCATCGAGTTAATAAACGAACCACTCGCTTGCTTTGAGATGCAGAAAAGTTTAAAGAACACGTGACTAGAAAATCGCGAGGATGCATGTAAAAATACGTCGTCGTACGGATTTTATAAAGTCTTACCAGATCATATGTTTGTGAGTAAGTCTTCCAGCAGCCGAGGAGCACGATCATGTGATCGAGAGGAAACgttgcgcttttttttttaaaacaggatTTGAGACTAAAACACGTCGCGTCATCATAAAAAACAGGATTTTAGCAACGATTCAGAAACAAGTTTGGCAGATTCGGCAAGATAAAAATAGCTTGTTGGTCATTTATTGgctttgcaaataaataaagttgggAATGAGGTGCTGATGACTACAGGATGACAATTTAAGTTATGTTTTATTCGCTTAATTTGATCGATTGTTCAAGGTTTTTGATCCCCTTTCAAAGCTAAACCTCTAATTTGTGCGATTTTGGATTGCGATTTcagaataatgaaataaaataataaccgAATAGGcaatatgaatttaattcatCACTCAGTTGAGACTTGCTATGGTAGAAACACTCTTTAGAGTTGATGattaatattaaagatattGTGATAACTTTGTAACAGGGTGGAAAAATCAAACTGGCTTACTTGCCTTCTTTCTGCCAAAAGGGTCCAAATAATTACATTGCTTGGCtgtcacacatttaaaataattttttttttaaaagatttaaattaaagATGTGTAGAAGTGGTATATGAAGCCATaacagggttgaatggaaaaagccGAGACACGTTTTTTGGGTCATAATTGTGATACCAATTAACTGAACATCACTTTTCAGTTCACTTGTTGCATGCTCTAGGTTTAGAAGCAGGGCCGAGGGCCGCATAtttgtggaaaaacaaaaacccctTTGCAAACTGGCAGCGATGGGTGGTTTACTCGCTCTAAAAAGGTAAACCGAACGTAAGATTGAAAGCACACTATTAGCAGCACAAGCTACTCGGGCAAAGCAgacacattttaacatttaattctgcagttcGCTGCATCGAAATCAACTattaacattatacatttattcacaaACCAAAAGGCGAAGCAGTAGAAGCACGAGCATGTGTGtttcaatgcatatttattgAAACAACAGTTGACAGAACCAGCATATAACAGAACCTCAATCGTAGGCAGACAGAACTGTTCTCAATCAGAAGTCATACAGCATCATGATTTATGCGtgtttctaaatataaaagGACATGCAAATGTAGCCACCGATTCTCTCATTGACGGAGTCGCCCTGCCGCGAGGATGCCGATTTAGCGTTAGCGGTCACTGGAAACATAAGTTAACATTAACCAAACATTATGTTACATAACATAACGTGTAACGTTAACATAACATTACACAGCGCGGTTAATCCAGGTCCATGTCCGGCTTGGCTTCTGAGGCGTCCGCAGCCGCTTGCTCCGAGCCGCCGGGCTGGGCTTCAGGGGTTTCCTGAGCATCGACCGGTCCGTTCGGTTCTGAGGGGTTCTCCTCTTTTGGCAAGTCCACTTTGGGCTTGGGTTTGGTCACAACAGGATTGCAGGTGGAGAATAGCTCCTGTGGGGAAAAACAGCAAGAGATCGAGTACAAACATCCCGGTACAGGTAGCTTTTTAACGCGTCGGTCCCTGCAGCACTATGAGATGTTATAGTCACTCGATAAACATTTTAGAGAGAAGAAATCAAtctatgcattaaatatttgtcactttctaaataataaatgtatagcACACGTactaataattatacataaataaatccGTTTTTCTAATGCAAATCTGATGATGCACCACTGTACAAAAGCCAacgtgcatttttttaatggatgcGTCCATATAATATTATTGAATCTTACCAGTCCTATCATCTTTTGTTGTGCGATTAAcatgctgtcactttaagacccACTGCACAAATACGAACTACTGAAAATGGGTTTACATGAATGCTTCACGCAACGATCATTTTGGCATAACTTTGTGTATATTTGACCACAAGATGCACAAGAGACTAGCTTTAGCCGAGTTCTTCGCTGTTCCCTCCTTATTTTCTCATTCATGCACGTTTCTTTATCATTCTTGGGTCAGGTGCATGTAACGTTTCAGCAGCACTCCGCTACACTAATATAGATGCATACAGCAAACGTAAGGATTTAGCCAAAtgtctgtgttaattatgtcataCCACCAAGCCACGCATGACGACATACTCGTGTCTAACTGTGACTGACCCGTGCTTTGACCTGTATCTCCGTCGTCTTCACCACAGGTTCCACGGCTAGACTCTGTTTGCTCTGCTGGTTCATTTTACTGTTCATCCAGATCATGACATCGTTCACCATCCTGTCCACCTTCTGCACCTCAGCCTCATCCAGGTGGTCGTACTGCTCTTCCTGTAATTCAATAAAGACGCGTGAAGCACCAAGCGAATTTGTATGTTACGTTAACATCAATCCAGCTCGAGCTCACCTTGGTTTTGTAGGCCTCCACAATCTTATTGTACTGCTGCAACTGTCTGCCCAACTCATCGAAAGCTTTGGGTCTCTCCTCGAATTCTGTGTACCTCTCTTGAATGGGTTGGCCGAGATTCTGCATGAACATTTTCACAATGTTAAAGAGGCCCGTCGTTGCATAATAAGCGACGTGTAAAGAATGGTACTTTGTACTTAGCGGATATAATTAAGGGACTGTGTTGCGTGTATCTGGCATGGTTAGCCGTACACATTCACATCAGCTTGACCAGTACCTTCAGTTCAGTGAGTTTGTCAATGTAGACTTGTTTAGGCTGGTCTTCACCGTCCTCGTACAGCCAGACCTCGGTGTCCTCCAGTTTTAATGAGAGCGCATCTCTGTCCTGTAGGAAAACACAGACCGAGTCAGGCACCACtgttggcatttaaaaaaaaaaaaaaaaaaaaaccctactaaAATCattgttgttaataaaaataaagcggatataaaataacatgcatattagattaaaaatgtaaatgtagaaataatgcCTTAGCAGCTAACTGaaagtactaaaatgattaaaaccaaaaataaaaatgtaggaaaaataggaaattgacaaaataatttttaattaaattactttaaattaaaataggttatatagaaataaaagccaattaatatgaataaataccatgatatatataaacctgtttgttttataaattttgttcgtttatttaataattttagttttattttgtagttttaatttttaattatttaatttggttattgtagtaaataaaacaaaatgtattaacttgCTGATAATTTAATTCCTGCATAATAACTGTAAAAGTCTGATCAGGTGGTAAATGGTGGTAGAAAACACCTTTTGACCAATGAATGTCTAGACACTTTCCAGTCTTCTGTGATTACTAGAAAATCTAGACTTGGCTGTTTATATAACTTGCGTCAAGGTTTTTTGAGGAATTTCACAATTTGTAAGATGTCAAGCCATGCGACTGCTCTCACGCTCTCGTTGACGAACTTCTCGAATATCCCGTGCAGTTTGTCCCTCATCTCGTACACGTACTCCTCCACATTGTTCTTGGCATCGTTCCGCTCCTTCTCAAGCTTGTCCTGCATGATCATCTTACCCTGAGGAAAAACAATTTCACAGTAGATTAAACTCACGGTTGAAAGAGTTTCCCCAGTTCTCATCTGCACGGAAAGCATACCTCGCTCTCCACGAAGAGGTTGAGCATGTCATTGGCTAACTGCCACTGTGGGTTGTTCTCAATGGGCAGCTCCAGGACCTTTGTTTTCACTTTGGGCTTCTTGGCTTGTGGAGGCTGATCTGATTTCTTCTCCTGTTTGCCTTCCTCTGGTGATGTCTGAACAAGTCGAAATCCACGGAGAGAACCATTATTAACCAttatataatgaatttattaattatggACGTTAAGGtaaccagtaggtggcagcaagttCGTATCTTTAAAGAGCGAGTcgttgaatcattcactcaatgggttcattcaaaaatgcagattgctttaaaaaaaaaatcaagcaagtGACTGCCTTTCTGAATGAATCACCGACtcaaattattcattcaaaaacagattcattcagaaagaaACATGGCAGTGTTTTCCCGAGATGCACAAATGTTCTGACCCGGCTTTGATTGGAACTGGTTTTGTTGGAGaggcagaaaaaaaacccaaactatTGTCATATTAATATGTTAAGCTCAATGTTAACtatttgttgaaatatttttgcattaattaacattgcgcgaccatggtaacatttacaaaaatggcttgcataacattatttaactaaataaatataacaaacaaaaactcacTCTGGggcattttttttgctttcataaattgaacaaagtaattttaaatgcattgtagTAGACTTCATACCGCAGTGAATGCTTTTGGACTCAGCAGAGCAAGTGACATACTTGATAAATGTCAGCTGGCATATcgttaaaataattatgatatCACAGACGATAAATACTGCACACCAATACTCTGGAGAGTAATATGCATCAAACATCAAACAatactaaatgtgtgtgttaatcAATAAGTGCTTCCTGTAGATCTAATTTACCTCCATTTCTTCTGTTCCAgcttttttctcttcattttcctGTTCTCCGCTCCCTGGAGTCTTTTGTTCATCTTGATCAACCTGCATTTTGCTCTGTGAACGATTGAAAACACATGGCGGTAACTTCACCAGAGCGTCGATCTACGAGGTAGAGCTGAGCAgtatgaatgttttctacagcCGCACATTACACACAGGGGCCGGACAGTGATATTGAAACGCCTGGGTTTAAGACCACAAGaattcattagtatggtgtagggcctccttttgcAGCCTCGATTTGTCTTGGGAATGTTCTGCACGGTGTCTagagggattttgagccattcttcttgcagaatagcGGCCAGGTCACtacgtgatgctggtggaggaaaacgtTTCCTGACTCGCTTCTCCAAGacaccccaaagtggctcaataataaagtggccatgggagatgttcaacttcactttcatgttcatcaaacctcTGTCACCAGTTTTGCtgggtgcattatcatcctgatacacgtCACCGCCTTCATGATACAATATTTGAACCACTGGGTGCACATGGTCCACCAGAATGGCTCagtagtccttggcagtgaagtagggaatgccatgatattgcagcccaaaccatcactgatccacctccatgcttcactctgggcacGCAACTACGCTTCTTTGGGGCGTCTCCACACCGTAACTCTCCAAGATGTAGGAAAGACAGCATCAGAGAGCAATACgtgtttcacattgtccacagaCCAAGATCTTCGCCGCTGGCACCATCGAAACCGACGTTTGGCATTGGCACGAATGACCAAAGATGTAGCTACAG
The genomic region above belongs to Puntigrus tetrazona isolate hp1 chromosome 14, ASM1883169v1, whole genome shotgun sequence and contains:
- the gnpda1 gene encoding glucosamine-6-phosphate isomerase 1, giving the protein MKLIILDDYDQVSIWTAKYIRNRIRKFNPGPDRFFTLGLPTGSTPLGCYKKLIEYHKKGEISFQYVKTFNMDEYVGLPRDHPESYHSFMWNNFFKHIDIRAENAHILDGTASDLEKQCQDFEAQIKAAGGIELFVGGIGPDGHIAFNEPGSSLVSRTRVKTLAVDTILANARFFEGDLSKVPTMALTVGVGTVMDAREVMILITGSHKAFALYKAIEEGVNHMWTVSAFQQHPQAVFVCDEDATQELRVKTVKYFKGIMDVHNKMVEEP